The following are encoded together in the Glycine max cultivar Williams 82 chromosome 8, Glycine_max_v4.0, whole genome shotgun sequence genome:
- the LOC100795759 gene encoding topless-related protein 1 isoform X1, protein MSSLSRELVFLILQFLDEEKFKETVHKLEQESGFFFNMKYFEDEVHNGNWDEVEKYLSGFTKVDDNRYSMKIFFEIRKQKYLEALDKHDRSKAVEILVKDLKVFATFNEELFKEITQLLTLENFRENEQLSKYGDTKSARAIMLVELKKLIEANPLFRDKLQFPNLKNSRLRTLINQSLNWQHQLCKNPRPNPDIKTLFVDHSCGQPNGARAPSPANNPLLGALPKAGGFPPLGAHGPFQPTPAPVPTPLAGWMSNPTTVAHAAVSGGGAIGLGAPSMPAALKHPRTPPTNPSVDYPSGDSDHVAKRTRPMGISDEVNLPVNVLSATFPGHGQHSQAFNAPDDIPKTVVRTLNQGSSPMSMDFHPMQQSLLLVGTHVGDIALWEVGSRERLVSRNFKVWDLSACSMPFQAALVKDPGVSVNRVIWSPDGALFGVAYSRHIVQIYSYHGGDEIRQHLEIDAHVGGVNDLAFSHPNKQLCVITCGDDKTIKVWDAASGAKQYTFEGHEAPVYSVCPHYKENIQFIFSTALDGKIKAWLYDNLGSRVDYEAPGRWCTTMAYSADGTRLFSCGTSKDGESSIVEWNESEGAVKRTYQGFRKRSLGVVQFDTTKNRFLAAGDDFSIKFWDMDNVQLLTTVDADGGLPASPRIRFNKDGTLLAVSANENGIKILANGDGIRLLRTLENSLYEASRASEALTKPTINPISAAAAAATSAALAERASSVVAIAGMNGDTRNLGDVKPRISEESNDKSKIWKLTEINEQSQCRSLKLPENVRVTKISRLIYTNSGNAILALASNAIHLLWKWQRNERNSSGKATATLQPQLWQPSSGILMTNDIADSNPEDAVPCFALSKNDSYVMSASGGKISLFNMMTFKTMTTFMPPPPAATFLAFHPQDNNIIAIGMDDSSIQIYNVRVDEVKSKLKGHTKRITGLAFSHVLNVLVSSGADAQICVWNTDGWEKQKSRFLQLPPGRTPPAQSDTRVQFHQDQIQFLVVHETQLAIYEATKLEGLKQWFPRDSSAPISYATFSCDSQLVFASFLDATICVFSASNLRLRCRINPSSYLPASVSSNIQPLVIAAHPQEPNQFALGLSDGGVHVFEPLESEGKWGVPPPIENGSASNVAATSVGPSDQAQR, encoded by the exons ATGTCTTCTCTCAGTAGGGAATTGGTGTTCCTGATCTTGCAGTTTCTCGATGAGGAAAAGTTCAAGGAGACTGTGCACAA gctTGAGCAGGAGTCAGGGTTTTTCTTTAACATGAAATATTTTGAGGATGAAGTGCACAATGGCAATTGGGATGAGGTGGAGAAATACCTCTCTGGTTTCACAAAGGTGGATGATAATAGGTATTCCATGAAGATATTTTTTGAGATAAGGAAGCAGAAGTATCTGGAGGCTTTAGATAA GCATGACCGGTCCAAGGCTGTAGAAATATTAGTGAAGGATTTGAAAGTGTTTGCTACATTTAATGAAGAATTGTTCAAGGAAATCACACAGCTTCTTACATTGGAAAATTTCAG GGAAAATGAGCAATTGTCTAAGTATGGTGATACAAAATCTGCACGAGCAATCATGTTGGTTGAGCTCAAAAAGCTAATTGAAGCGAATCCCTTATTTCGTGACAAACTGCAATTTCCCAACCTTAAAAACTCAAGGTTACGGACTCTCATCAATCAAAG ccTAAATTGGCAGCATCAACTTTGCAAGAATCCACGGCCAAATCCCGACATAAAAACTCTTTTTGTGGATCACTCATGTGGACAACCAAATGGTGCACGAGCTCCATCACCTGCTAATAACCCGCTATTAGGTGCCTTACCAAAGGCTGGAGGATTTCCTCCACTTGGTGCACATGGG CCTTTTCAGCCTACTCCAGCACCGGTGCCAACACCCCTGGCTGGTTGGATGTCAAATCCTACCACTGTAGCACATGCCGCAGTTTCTGGAGGTGGAGCTATAGGTCTTGGTGCTCCATCTATGCCTG CTGCTTTGAAGCATCCTAGGACCCCCCCAACTAATCCTTCTGTTGACTATCCATCTGGAGACTCAGATCATGTTGCTAAGAGAACAAGGCCAATGGGAATATCAGATGAG GTAAATCTTCCTGTCAATGTGTTGTCAGCTACATTCCCAGGTCATGGTCAACATAGTCAAGCTTTTAATGCACCTGATGACATACCTAAGACTGTTGTGCGAACTCTTAATCAGGGTTCATCTCCTATGAGCATGGACTTTCATCCAATGCAACAATCTTTACTTCTTG TTGGTACACATGTGGGGGACATTGCTTTGTGGGAGGTGGGTTCTAGGGAGCGGTTGGTCTCAAGGAATTTCAAAGTTTGGGATCTTAGTGCATGTTCAATGCCATTTCAG GCTGCTCTTGTCAAAGATCCGGGTGTTTCTGTCAATCGTGTAATTTGGAGTCCTGATGGTgctttatttg GAGTTGCTTACTCAAGGCACATTGTTCAGATATACTCTTACCATGGTGGGGATGAAATACGACAGCACCTGGAG ATTGATGCTCATGTTGGTGGAGTAAATGATCTGGCATTTTCCCATCCAAATAAGCAACTATGCGTGATAACTTGTGGTGATGATAAAACCATTAAG GTATGGGATGCTGCTTCGGGTGCAAAGCAGTATACTTTTGAAGGTCATGAGGCTCCTGTTTATTCTGTCTGCCCACATTATAAAGAAAACATTCAG TTCATCTTTTCAACAGCATTagatggaaaaataaaagcatggtTGTATGACAATTTGGGATCTCGTGTTGATTATGAAGCTCCTGGTCGTTGGTGCACAACCATGGCTTATAGTGCTGATGGTACAAG GCTCTTTTCATGTGGGACAAGCAAAGATGGGGAATCCTCCATTGTTGAATGGAATGAAAGTGAAGGAGCTGTTAAAAGGACTTATCAAGGATTTCGCAAGCGATCTTTGGGTGTTGTGCAATTTGATACTACCAAAAATCGATTTTTGGCTGCTGGTGATGATTTCTCCATCAAATTCTGGGATATGGATAATGTTCAGCTTTTGACTACTGTTGATGCTGATGGGGGTCTCCCt GCGAGCCCACGCATTCGCTTCAACAAGGATGGAACACTTTTAGCTGTCTCTGCAAATGAGAatggaattaaaattttagccAATGGGGATGGTATTCGTTTGTTGCGTACGCTAGAGAATTCTTTATATGAAGCATCAAGAGCATCTGAAGCCTTGACAAAG CCTACAATTAATCCAATTTCTGCTGCTGCCGCTGCTGCAACCAGTGCTGCACTGGCAGAGAGGGCTTCATCTGTAGTAGCTATTGCTGGAATG AATGGGGATACCCGAAACTTGGGTGATGTTAAACCTAGAATAAGTGAAGAATCCAATGACAAGTCAAAGATATGGAAGCTCACTGAAATCAATGAACAATCTCAATGTAGATCCTTGAAACTACCGGAGAATGTAAGAGTAACCAAG ATATCAAGGTTGATATATACAAATTCAGGTAATGCTATTCTGGCATTAGCATCAAATGCCATTCACCTGCTCTGGAAATGGCAGCGAAATGAGCGTAACTCATCTGGCAAG GCCACTGCTACCTTGCAACCTCAGTTGTGGCAACCATCGAGTGGCATCCTGATGACAAATGACATTGCTGATAGCAATCCTGAGGATGCTGTACCCTGCTTTGCGTTGTCCAAAAATGACTCGTATGTAATGTCTGCATCAGGAGGGAAGATATCTCTGTTTAATATGATGACTTTTAAG ACTATGACAACTTTCATGCCTCCGCCACCTGCGGCAacctttctagctttccatccTCAGGATAACAATATTATCGCTATAGGCATGGATGATTCCtctattcaaatatataatgtCCGTGTTGATGAG GTTAAAAGTAAACTCAAAGGGCATACTAAAAGAATTACTGGTCTTGCTTTCTCTCATGTATTGAATGTATTAGTTTCATCTGGAGCTGATGCTCAG ATTTGTGTTTGGAATACTGATGGATGGGAAAAGCAGAAGTCTAGATTCTTGCAGCTTCCTCCTGGGAGAACACCACCAGCACAGTCAGATACCCGTGTACAATTTCATCAAGATCAAATACAGTTCTTGGTTGTACATGAAACTCAGCTCGCCATTTATGAAGCAACTAAATTAGAAGGACTAAAGCAG TGGTTCCCGCGAGACTCATCTGCACCAATATCGTATGCAACTTTCTCATGTGATAGCCAGCTGGTATTTGCCAGCTTTTTAGATGCAACAATCTGTGTATTTAGTGCTTCAAACCTCAGATTACGTTGTCGGATCAATCCTTCTTCATATCTTCCTGCAAGTGTCAG TTCCAACATACAACCACTTGTAATCGCTGCACACCCACAAGAACCAAATCAGTTTGCTTTAGGACTGTCGGACGGTGGAGTTCATGTTTTTGAACCCCTTGAATCTGAAGGCAAGTGGGGTGTGCCTCCTCCGATTGAGAATGGGTCTGCAAGCAATGTGGCAGCTACTTCAGTTGGACCTTCAGATCAAGCTCAAAGATGA
- the LOC100795759 gene encoding protein TOPLESS isoform X2 produces the protein MKYFEDEVHNGNWDEVEKYLSGFTKVDDNRYSMKIFFEIRKQKYLEALDKHDRSKAVEILVKDLKVFATFNEELFKEITQLLTLENFRENEQLSKYGDTKSARAIMLVELKKLIEANPLFRDKLQFPNLKNSRLRTLINQSLNWQHQLCKNPRPNPDIKTLFVDHSCGQPNGARAPSPANNPLLGALPKAGGFPPLGAHGPFQPTPAPVPTPLAGWMSNPTTVAHAAVSGGGAIGLGAPSMPAALKHPRTPPTNPSVDYPSGDSDHVAKRTRPMGISDEVNLPVNVLSATFPGHGQHSQAFNAPDDIPKTVVRTLNQGSSPMSMDFHPMQQSLLLVGTHVGDIALWEVGSRERLVSRNFKVWDLSACSMPFQAALVKDPGVSVNRVIWSPDGALFGVAYSRHIVQIYSYHGGDEIRQHLEIDAHVGGVNDLAFSHPNKQLCVITCGDDKTIKVWDAASGAKQYTFEGHEAPVYSVCPHYKENIQFIFSTALDGKIKAWLYDNLGSRVDYEAPGRWCTTMAYSADGTRLFSCGTSKDGESSIVEWNESEGAVKRTYQGFRKRSLGVVQFDTTKNRFLAAGDDFSIKFWDMDNVQLLTTVDADGGLPASPRIRFNKDGTLLAVSANENGIKILANGDGIRLLRTLENSLYEASRASEALTKPTINPISAAAAAATSAALAERASSVVAIAGMNGDTRNLGDVKPRISEESNDKSKIWKLTEINEQSQCRSLKLPENVRVTKISRLIYTNSGNAILALASNAIHLLWKWQRNERNSSGKATATLQPQLWQPSSGILMTNDIADSNPEDAVPCFALSKNDSYVMSASGGKISLFNMMTFKTMTTFMPPPPAATFLAFHPQDNNIIAIGMDDSSIQIYNVRVDEVKSKLKGHTKRITGLAFSHVLNVLVSSGADAQICVWNTDGWEKQKSRFLQLPPGRTPPAQSDTRVQFHQDQIQFLVVHETQLAIYEATKLEGLKQWFPRDSSAPISYATFSCDSQLVFASFLDATICVFSASNLRLRCRINPSSYLPASVSSNIQPLVIAAHPQEPNQFALGLSDGGVHVFEPLESEGKWGVPPPIENGSASNVAATSVGPSDQAQR, from the exons ATGAAATATTTTGAGGATGAAGTGCACAATGGCAATTGGGATGAGGTGGAGAAATACCTCTCTGGTTTCACAAAGGTGGATGATAATAGGTATTCCATGAAGATATTTTTTGAGATAAGGAAGCAGAAGTATCTGGAGGCTTTAGATAA GCATGACCGGTCCAAGGCTGTAGAAATATTAGTGAAGGATTTGAAAGTGTTTGCTACATTTAATGAAGAATTGTTCAAGGAAATCACACAGCTTCTTACATTGGAAAATTTCAG GGAAAATGAGCAATTGTCTAAGTATGGTGATACAAAATCTGCACGAGCAATCATGTTGGTTGAGCTCAAAAAGCTAATTGAAGCGAATCCCTTATTTCGTGACAAACTGCAATTTCCCAACCTTAAAAACTCAAGGTTACGGACTCTCATCAATCAAAG ccTAAATTGGCAGCATCAACTTTGCAAGAATCCACGGCCAAATCCCGACATAAAAACTCTTTTTGTGGATCACTCATGTGGACAACCAAATGGTGCACGAGCTCCATCACCTGCTAATAACCCGCTATTAGGTGCCTTACCAAAGGCTGGAGGATTTCCTCCACTTGGTGCACATGGG CCTTTTCAGCCTACTCCAGCACCGGTGCCAACACCCCTGGCTGGTTGGATGTCAAATCCTACCACTGTAGCACATGCCGCAGTTTCTGGAGGTGGAGCTATAGGTCTTGGTGCTCCATCTATGCCTG CTGCTTTGAAGCATCCTAGGACCCCCCCAACTAATCCTTCTGTTGACTATCCATCTGGAGACTCAGATCATGTTGCTAAGAGAACAAGGCCAATGGGAATATCAGATGAG GTAAATCTTCCTGTCAATGTGTTGTCAGCTACATTCCCAGGTCATGGTCAACATAGTCAAGCTTTTAATGCACCTGATGACATACCTAAGACTGTTGTGCGAACTCTTAATCAGGGTTCATCTCCTATGAGCATGGACTTTCATCCAATGCAACAATCTTTACTTCTTG TTGGTACACATGTGGGGGACATTGCTTTGTGGGAGGTGGGTTCTAGGGAGCGGTTGGTCTCAAGGAATTTCAAAGTTTGGGATCTTAGTGCATGTTCAATGCCATTTCAG GCTGCTCTTGTCAAAGATCCGGGTGTTTCTGTCAATCGTGTAATTTGGAGTCCTGATGGTgctttatttg GAGTTGCTTACTCAAGGCACATTGTTCAGATATACTCTTACCATGGTGGGGATGAAATACGACAGCACCTGGAG ATTGATGCTCATGTTGGTGGAGTAAATGATCTGGCATTTTCCCATCCAAATAAGCAACTATGCGTGATAACTTGTGGTGATGATAAAACCATTAAG GTATGGGATGCTGCTTCGGGTGCAAAGCAGTATACTTTTGAAGGTCATGAGGCTCCTGTTTATTCTGTCTGCCCACATTATAAAGAAAACATTCAG TTCATCTTTTCAACAGCATTagatggaaaaataaaagcatggtTGTATGACAATTTGGGATCTCGTGTTGATTATGAAGCTCCTGGTCGTTGGTGCACAACCATGGCTTATAGTGCTGATGGTACAAG GCTCTTTTCATGTGGGACAAGCAAAGATGGGGAATCCTCCATTGTTGAATGGAATGAAAGTGAAGGAGCTGTTAAAAGGACTTATCAAGGATTTCGCAAGCGATCTTTGGGTGTTGTGCAATTTGATACTACCAAAAATCGATTTTTGGCTGCTGGTGATGATTTCTCCATCAAATTCTGGGATATGGATAATGTTCAGCTTTTGACTACTGTTGATGCTGATGGGGGTCTCCCt GCGAGCCCACGCATTCGCTTCAACAAGGATGGAACACTTTTAGCTGTCTCTGCAAATGAGAatggaattaaaattttagccAATGGGGATGGTATTCGTTTGTTGCGTACGCTAGAGAATTCTTTATATGAAGCATCAAGAGCATCTGAAGCCTTGACAAAG CCTACAATTAATCCAATTTCTGCTGCTGCCGCTGCTGCAACCAGTGCTGCACTGGCAGAGAGGGCTTCATCTGTAGTAGCTATTGCTGGAATG AATGGGGATACCCGAAACTTGGGTGATGTTAAACCTAGAATAAGTGAAGAATCCAATGACAAGTCAAAGATATGGAAGCTCACTGAAATCAATGAACAATCTCAATGTAGATCCTTGAAACTACCGGAGAATGTAAGAGTAACCAAG ATATCAAGGTTGATATATACAAATTCAGGTAATGCTATTCTGGCATTAGCATCAAATGCCATTCACCTGCTCTGGAAATGGCAGCGAAATGAGCGTAACTCATCTGGCAAG GCCACTGCTACCTTGCAACCTCAGTTGTGGCAACCATCGAGTGGCATCCTGATGACAAATGACATTGCTGATAGCAATCCTGAGGATGCTGTACCCTGCTTTGCGTTGTCCAAAAATGACTCGTATGTAATGTCTGCATCAGGAGGGAAGATATCTCTGTTTAATATGATGACTTTTAAG ACTATGACAACTTTCATGCCTCCGCCACCTGCGGCAacctttctagctttccatccTCAGGATAACAATATTATCGCTATAGGCATGGATGATTCCtctattcaaatatataatgtCCGTGTTGATGAG GTTAAAAGTAAACTCAAAGGGCATACTAAAAGAATTACTGGTCTTGCTTTCTCTCATGTATTGAATGTATTAGTTTCATCTGGAGCTGATGCTCAG ATTTGTGTTTGGAATACTGATGGATGGGAAAAGCAGAAGTCTAGATTCTTGCAGCTTCCTCCTGGGAGAACACCACCAGCACAGTCAGATACCCGTGTACAATTTCATCAAGATCAAATACAGTTCTTGGTTGTACATGAAACTCAGCTCGCCATTTATGAAGCAACTAAATTAGAAGGACTAAAGCAG TGGTTCCCGCGAGACTCATCTGCACCAATATCGTATGCAACTTTCTCATGTGATAGCCAGCTGGTATTTGCCAGCTTTTTAGATGCAACAATCTGTGTATTTAGTGCTTCAAACCTCAGATTACGTTGTCGGATCAATCCTTCTTCATATCTTCCTGCAAGTGTCAG TTCCAACATACAACCACTTGTAATCGCTGCACACCCACAAGAACCAAATCAGTTTGCTTTAGGACTGTCGGACGGTGGAGTTCATGTTTTTGAACCCCTTGAATCTGAAGGCAAGTGGGGTGTGCCTCCTCCGATTGAGAATGGGTCTGCAAGCAATGTGGCAGCTACTTCAGTTGGACCTTCAGATCAAGCTCAAAGATGA